The proteins below come from a single Pseudomonadota bacterium genomic window:
- a CDS encoding LamG domain-containing protein — protein sequence EPHWSWDGGSSFPVTTGEWTHAVVTYDGSSQRVYKNGTLVYERSQSGAMGSNGNKLLVGARGSASPRHFFGGQIDELLIYSEALSGDKVSAIYTNQSTGKNHDGSDRSCPVCEFTAIGSYYLDECAWNGSSGEVVDASGNGHHGTAVNGVTTVNDGKVCRAGVFADNGYLALPGFPDLTSDFTMTAWIKTSDRTRPGQRIFADDESNSGGYALSLGDGGAGRLRFYSRDISPVSLDTQAVIDNDTWYFVAGVADITNHERHIYVFAADGTLIDHTSGSYSGTWGTDGGTVSIGGETNNSSETGNRFIGSLDEVQVFAGAIDESGLKMILHQTHGCSCIAPLADYHFDECYWDGSVGEVVDASGNGYDGTAVNGVTTVAEGQICRAGEFSSGSSQYVDLGSGFSPGSSSWSVSVWFKWDGSSGENIIYNKETLFEARVQGGYFQYAWEPHWSWDGGSSFPVTTGEWTHAVVTYDGSSQRVYKNGALVYERTQGGSIGSNGSKLLIGARGSNNPHNFFGGQIDELSIYAEALTDDQISDLYNNQRDGKNHDGSARTCPVCEFTAIGSYYLDECAWDGSSDEVVDSSGNGYDGTAVNGVTTVADGQVCRAGEFADNGYLALPEFPDLITDFTITAWIKTGDRAEHGQRVFADDEQNSHGYALSLGDGGAGLLRFYSRGISPVSLDTTVVIADDTWYFVAGVADITNQLRHIYVFDVSGSLVHHVSGIFTGTWGSDSGTASIGGETNNGETWNRFIGNLDEVQVFTGAIDESGLRVVLHQSHGCSCIAPLADYHFDECYWDGSASEVLDASGNAHDGTAKNGVTTVAAGQVCRSGEFDSGSSQYVDLGTGFSPGSSNWTVSVWFKWDGSGGENIIYNKETLFEARVQSGHFQYAWQPHWYWDGGSSFPVTAGEWTHAVVTYDGSSQRVYKNGVLLVYERAQSGAMGSNGNKLLVGARGSTSPRNFFGGQIDEVLIYSEALSGTQISDLYTNQQAGKNQDGSDRICSSCSSVDHFIITDEDDDQQALACRAELITIQAVDVNDNVISGYTGTVSLTADNGALWYDTLSSLVNDDPPQGSWTDNGHSSAGYSFVAVDNGQIKLWLRDSDIPAGQDSEVVRIEVVDGSATGALNLTYNKDGFLLVWDNPGNTVQLSGKPSDQGWNGQNIVLQAVQVNPTTGACESLLDGSISVQAKITYLDPPAGIEPLNLNGTEVDEDWTAVSLDFDQGEAPLVLQYDDAGQLQLEIRYDSDGDGVFDMSCVNNPVIIFRPLGFYIFTTTANGLADNGADSSVFVKAGTSFNLSAQAILWQQSDDTDNDGISDAAANLADNGVTPNYQAGGNPVSHSLVDPVGGSYGSLGSTSMNLVNGLGAVDDQTFSEVGIIALTVTDADYLGSGAAITGTSSNIGRFIPDHFDVQSSGVSLAPFCNNFTYLGQNFGYQDAPQITITARNSNNEETQNYRDDFFKLATTLTPVYGNNVSGRSLNVTPDDISLAAVSSQTITVTDTFSYLREVTPPFDADFDLTLAVADSDGVFYGSDGNFVIYTIGGIQLRSGRLLIYDNYGLETEDITHSPFNTQYWDGSWQVNEDDDCTSGIAFDSLRAHISSNPDVTDGVGYLMVDKPAGANPETITVCPVAPAWLSCSTSECCGTFTFGIYRGNDRLILKMEVPE from the coding sequence AACGGGACTTTGGTCTACGAGCGCTCCCAGAGTGGTGCCATGGGCAGCAACGGGAATAAACTACTGGTCGGTGCCCGGGGCAGCGCCTCTCCTCGGCATTTCTTTGGGGGTCAGATAGATGAATTGTTGATCTATTCTGAGGCCCTGAGCGGCGATAAAGTCAGCGCTATTTATACTAACCAATCGACCGGTAAAAATCACGATGGCAGTGACCGTTCGTGCCCGGTATGTGAATTTACAGCTATAGGTTCCTACTATCTGGATGAATGTGCCTGGAATGGCAGTTCCGGCGAGGTGGTAGATGCCAGCGGCAACGGTCATCATGGTACGGCGGTTAATGGGGTGACCACCGTCAATGATGGTAAAGTCTGCCGGGCGGGGGTATTTGCCGACAACGGCTACCTGGCTTTGCCGGGATTTCCTGATCTGACCAGTGATTTTACCATGACCGCCTGGATAAAAACCAGTGATCGTACTCGGCCGGGTCAGCGCATCTTTGCTGATGATGAAAGTAATAGCGGTGGTTATGCTTTGAGCCTCGGGGATGGCGGGGCAGGTCGACTGCGGTTTTACAGCCGGGATATTTCTCCAGTCAGCCTGGATACTCAGGCAGTGATCGACAATGATACCTGGTATTTTGTTGCCGGAGTGGCTGATATTACGAACCATGAACGTCATATTTATGTTTTTGCCGCTGACGGCACCCTCATCGACCATACTTCCGGTAGCTATTCCGGTACCTGGGGAACGGATGGCGGTACTGTCTCCATTGGCGGTGAAACCAATAATAGTTCCGAAACCGGCAATCGCTTTATCGGTTCGTTGGATGAAGTCCAGGTTTTTGCGGGCGCCATTGATGAATCCGGTTTAAAAATGATCCTGCACCAAACCCATGGCTGCAGCTGCATCGCTCCCCTGGCGGACTATCATTTTGATGAATGCTATTGGGATGGCAGTGTTGGTGAAGTGGTGGATGCCAGCGGCAACGGCTATGATGGCACGGCGGTAAATGGGGTGACCACGGTAGCTGAGGGCCAGATTTGCCGGGCGGGAGAATTTTCTTCCGGCAGTTCCCAGTACGTGGATCTGGGTAGTGGTTTCAGCCCCGGGAGCAGCAGTTGGAGTGTTTCCGTCTGGTTCAAGTGGGATGGCAGCAGCGGTGAAAATATTATTTACAACAAGGAGACCCTGTTTGAAGCCCGGGTTCAGGGGGGCTATTTCCAGTATGCCTGGGAGCCGCACTGGAGTTGGGATGGTGGCAGTTCTTTTCCGGTTACGACAGGAGAGTGGACCCACGCGGTAGTCACTTATGACGGCAGCAGCCAGCGGGTGTATAAGAATGGGGCGTTGGTGTACGAGCGAACCCAGGGTGGTTCCATCGGCAGCAACGGCAGCAAACTGCTGATTGGTGCTCGGGGCAGCAATAATCCTCACAATTTTTTCGGCGGTCAGATAGATGAGCTGTCGATATATGCCGAAGCCCTGACTGATGATCAGATCAGTGATCTTTATAACAATCAGCGGGACGGCAAGAATCATGATGGCAGTGCCAGGACATGTCCGGTATGCGAATTTACTGCTATAGGTTCCTATTATCTGGATGAATGTGCCTGGGATGGCAGCTCTGATGAAGTGGTGGATTCCAGTGGCAATGGTTATGATGGTACGGCGGTAAATGGAGTGACCACGGTAGCTGACGGCCAGGTTTGCCGGGCAGGGGAATTTGCCGACAACGGCTACCTGGCTTTGCCGGAATTTCCTGATTTAATCACAGACTTTACGATCACTGCCTGGATTAAAACCGGCGATCGTGCTGAACATGGTCAGCGGGTATTTGCCGATGATGAGCAGAATTCACATGGCTATGCCCTCAGTTTGGGTGATGGCGGTGCCGGGCTGCTGCGTTTCTACAGCCGTGGAATCAGCCCGGTTAGTCTCGATACCACGGTGGTGATTGCCGATGATACCTGGTATTTTGTTGCCGGGGTTGCTGACATAACTAATCAACTACGCCATATTTATGTTTTTGATGTGAGTGGATCGCTGGTGCACCATGTATCGGGTATTTTTACAGGTACCTGGGGGAGTGATAGTGGTACCGCCTCCATCGGCGGCGAAACCAATAACGGGGAAACCTGGAACCGTTTTATCGGTAACCTGGATGAAGTCCAGGTTTTTACTGGCGCCATTGATGAATCCGGCTTAAGGGTGGTTTTGCATCAAAGCCATGGCTGTAGCTGCATTGCCCCCCTGGCGGACTATCATTTTGACGAATGTTACTGGGATGGCAGTGCCAGTGAGGTTTTGGATGCCAGTGGCAACGCCCATGATGGGACGGCGAAAAACGGGGTGACCACAGTAGCTGCGGGCCAGGTATGTCGGTCGGGAGAATTTGATTCAGGCAGTTCCCAGTACGTGGATCTGGGCACTGGTTTCAGTCCCGGGAGCAGTAACTGGACAGTCTCCGTCTGGTTCAAGTGGGACGGCAGCGGTGGTGAAAATATTATCTACAATAAGGAGACTCTGTTTGAGGCTAGGGTGCAAAGTGGCCATTTTCAATACGCCTGGCAGCCGCACTGGTATTGGGATGGGGGCAGTTCTTTTCCAGTGACCGCAGGAGAGTGGACCCACGCGGTGGTGACCTATGACGGCAGTTCCCAGCGGGTGTATAAAAATGGGGTGTTGTTAGTCTATGAACGAGCTCAGAGCGGTGCCATGGGCAGCAACGGGAATAAACTACTGGTCGGTGCCCGGGGGAGTACGTCCCCCCGGAATTTCTTCGGCGGCCAGATAGATGAAGTGCTGATCTATTCCGAGGCCCTGAGCGGCACTCAGATCAGTGATCTTTATACCAATCAGCAGGCCGGTAAGAATCAGGATGGCAGCGATCGTATCTGTTCTTCCTGCAGCAGTGTCGACCATTTTATCATTACTGATGAAGATGATGATCAGCAGGCGTTGGCCTGCCGGGCGGAGCTGATTACTATCCAGGCGGTGGATGTAAACGACAATGTGATCTCCGGTTATACGGGTACGGTGAGTCTGACCGCCGACAACGGAGCGCTCTGGTACGATACCTTGAGCAGCCTGGTCAATGACGACCCACCGCAGGGTTCATGGACGGATAATGGCCATAGTTCGGCTGGCTACAGTTTTGTAGCTGTGGACAACGGCCAGATAAAACTCTGGCTGCGGGACAGCGATATCCCGGCGGGGCAGGACAGTGAGGTGGTGCGGATTGAGGTGGTTGATGGGTCGGCTACCGGGGCTTTGAACCTGACGTACAACAAAGATGGTTTTTTGCTGGTTTGGGACAATCCCGGCAATACTGTTCAGCTCTCTGGGAAACCATCCGACCAGGGTTGGAATGGACAAAATATTGTCCTTCAAGCCGTACAGGTCAACCCGACCACCGGGGCCTGTGAATCACTGCTCGACGGCAGTATTTCGGTGCAGGCGAAAATTACCTATCTTGATCCTCCAGCCGGCATTGAGCCGCTCAACCTTAACGGTACTGAAGTGGATGAAGACTGGACAGCGGTGTCCCTTGATTTTGACCAGGGTGAAGCGCCGTTGGTTTTACAGTATGACGATGCCGGACAGCTGCAGCTGGAAATCCGCTACGACAGCGATGGTGACGGGGTTTTTGATATGTCCTGCGTTAATAATCCTGTTATTATCTTTCGTCCCCTGGGATTTTATATTTTCACTACGACCGCTAACGGCCTGGCCGATAATGGTGCCGACAGTTCTGTTTTTGTCAAGGCCGGCACTTCCTTTAATCTCTCGGCCCAGGCGATTCTGTGGCAGCAAAGTGATGATACGGATAATGATGGTATTTCCGATGCCGCCGCCAACCTGGCGGACAATGGTGTGACCCCAAATTACCAGGCCGGCGGCAACCCGGTCAGCCACAGCCTGGTCGACCCGGTTGGCGGCAGCTACGGCAGTTTGGGGAGCACATCCATGAATCTGGTCAATGGTTTGGGAGCAGTTGACGACCAGACATTCAGCGAAGTGGGGATTATTGCTTTGACGGTGACCGATGCCGATTACCTGGGTAGCGGCGCTGCCATCACCGGCACCAGCAGCAACATCGGCCGTTTCATCCCCGATCATTTCGACGTGCAATCGTCCGGGGTTTCCCTGGCCCCGTTTTGCAATAACTTCACCTACCTGGGGCAAAACTTCGGCTACCAGGATGCCCCGCAGATTACCATTACCGCCCGGAACAGCAATAATGAAGAGACGCAGAACTATCGTGATGATTTTTTCAAACTGGCGACGACTCTGACTCCGGTCTATGGCAACAACGTCAGTGGGCGGTCGCTTAATGTAACTCCCGACGATATTTCCCTGGCGGCGGTGTCTTCCCAGACGATAACGGTGACTGATACCTTTTCCTATCTCCGGGAAGTTACCCCTCCTTTTGACGCTGATTTTGACCTGACGCTCGCGGTTGCTGACAGTGACGGCGTTTTTTACGGCAGCGACGGGAATTTTGTCATCTATACTATCGGCGGCATCCAATTGCGTTCCGGTCGATTACTGATTTATGATAATTATGGTCTTGAAACCGAGGACATTACCCACTCCCCCTTTAATACTCA